The sequence CGGCCGCTACGCCGCGATCCACACGGAAGAGCAGTTGAAGGCGGAGATAGAAAGGCTTTAAAGACAAAGATAAAGGCTTCAACGCAAAGGCGCGGAGACGCAAAGAAAGTCTTTGGGTTAAAACCTTTGTCCGTTTCCGGTTTCCTTAGCGCCTTGGCGGCTTTGCGCCTTTGCGTTGGGCCGTTGGGTTTTACGGGATTCACAGGCAAAGACTTCAACGCAAAGACGCGGAGGCGCGGAGACGCAAAGAAAGTCTTTGGGTTAAAACCTTTGTCCGTTTCCGGTTTCCTTAGCGCCTTGGCGGCTTTGCGTCTTTGCGTTGGGCCGTTGGGTTTTACGGGATTCAAAGGCAAAGACTTCAACGCAAAGACGCGGAGGCGCGGAGACGCAAAGAAAGTCTTTGAGGGGTAAAACCTTCGTCTGTTTCTGGTTTCCTTAGTGCCTTGGCGGCTTTGCGCCTTTGCGTTGGGCCGTTGGGTTTTACGGGATTCACAGGCAAAGACTTCAACGCAAAGACGCGGAGGCGCGGAGACGCAAGGAAAGTCTTTGGGTTAAAACCTTTGTCCGTTTCCGGTTTCCTCAGCGCCTTGGCGGCTTTGCGCCTTTGCGTTAGGCCGTTGGGTTTTAGGTTTTTAAAGGAGAAACATGCACTTCGGCGGCATATACGAGGACGAAGTAGTCGGCAAGATGTACGATCGGCGCCTGATGGGGCGCTTCTTCGCCTACATCCTGCCGTACCGCCGCACGCTGGTCACGGCGCTCGCCCTGCTCCCTTTCATCGCCGCAACCAAGCTCTCCCAGCCCTGGATCCTCAAGATGGCCATCGACGGCCATATCGTGAAGGGGCAGATGGAAGGGCTTCCGGCGCTCGCCGCTGCCTTCTTGGGCATCATCTTCGCCGAGTCCATCCTCATGTTCGCGCAGGTTTATATGCTGACCTGGGTTGGACAGCGGGTCATGTACGACATCCGCGTGCAGCTCTTCACTCACATCCAGCGCCTCTCCGCCCGCTTCTTCGACCAGACCCCGGTGGGAAGCCTGGTCTCACGACTCACAAGCGACATCGAGGTGGTGGGCGAGATGTTTGCGGCGGGGATCGTCACCGTGGTGGGAGATATCCTCGTGCTGGCTGGCATCGTCGGCATCATGCTCTGGATGAACGTGAAGCTCTCGCTGGTCACCTTCTCGGTGCTGCCGCTGCTCATCTGGGTCGCTTTCTCTTTCCGAAACTGGATGCGCGTCGCCTTCAGGCAGGTGCGTTCCCGCCAGGCGAACCTCTCCGCCTTCCTCACCGAGAGCATCGGCGGCATGGCGGTGGTGCAGCTCTTCAACCGGGAGCGGGACGAGGCCAAGGAGTTCCAGAGGCTGAACAAGTCCTACGTGGAGGCGAACCTCCCGGTCATCACCTGGGACGCTGCCCTATACGCCGTAGTCGAGACGCTCTCTTCGGTGGCGGTGGCGCTGATCATCTGGTACGGCGGCGGTGAGATCATCAGGGGGACGCTCTCCTTCGGTGCATTGGTCGCCTTCATTCAGTACATAGAGAAGTTCTTCTCCCCGATCCGTGACCTCTCGGCGAAGTATTCGGTGATGCAGGGGGCGATGGCGTCGCTCGAGCGCATCTTCACCCTCCTCGACAATAAGGAGTGGGAGCCCGGTGCGGCCCCTGCGCCGAAGCGGGAGGAAGCCGCCGCACCCGCCTGCGTATCGGCGCCGCAAAACGTGCTGCAGAGTATCTGCTTCAACGACGTCTGGTTCGCCTACAACGGTGAGGATTACGTGCTCAAAGGGGTCTCGCTGCAGATGAAGCGCGGCGAGAAGGTGGCGCTCGTCGGGGAGACCGGCGGCGGCAAGACCACGGTGACGCGGCTTTTGTCCCGGCTCTACGACGTGCAGCGCGGCTCGATCACCATCGACGGGACCGATCTGCGCGACATGCCGCTGCAGCAGCTGCGCCGCAGGATCGGCGTCGTGCTCCAGGACCCCTACCTCTTCTCAGGGACCATCGCCTACAACATCTCGCTTGGCGACCCGGAGGCGATGAAACGGGTGGAGCAGGCGGCCAAGGTGGTCGGCGCGGACCGTTTCATCCGGGAGCTCCCGAATGGGTACGACGAGGAGGTGCGGGAGCGCGGGGTGAACTTCTCCGCAGGGGAGCGCCAGCTCATCTCCTTTGCCAGGGCGGTCGCCTTCGACCCGGAGATCCTGGTACTGGACGAGGCGACGGCGAGCGTCGACACCGCGAGTGAGCGGCTCATCCAGCAGGGGCTCGAGGGGCTGATGCAAGGGCGGACCACGCTCGTCGTGGCGCACCGCCTCTCCACGATCCGGGATGCCGACCGCATCGCCGTCATCCACCGGGGCGAAAAGGCCGAGGAGGGAACCCACGCGGAATTGATGGCCGCGCGCGGGCTCTATTACCGGCTCTACCAGCTGCAGTTCAAGGATTAACTCCCTCCCCCGGAGGAGGATGGGGTTAATTCGCCAGCTGGTTCATGAAAGAGCGGTTGACCTTTGATAGAAAAATTGCGATATAGGAAAGAATTTTTTCACGGAGCACCCTGATGAAGCATCTGATACTCGGCACCGCCGGGCACATTGACCATGGCAAGACCTCACTGGTAAAGGCGTTGACGGGCGTCGACACGGACCGCCTCAAAGAGGAGAAGGCCCGCGGCATCACCATCGAACTCGGCTTCGCGCACCTGGAACTGGCTGACGACCTCCGCTTCGGCATCGTCGACGTCCCGGGACACGAGCGTTTCGTCCGCACCATGGTCGCCGGGGTGGGCGGGATGGACCTGGTTCTCCTCGTCATCGCCGCCGACGAGGGGATCATGCCCCAGACCCGTGAGCACCTGGAGATCTGCCAGCTCCTAGGGGTGAAGCGCGGCATCGTCGTGCTGACCAAGAAGGACATGGTGGACACGGACTGGCTCGACCTGGTGACCGAGGAGGTGCGCGAATATCTCGCCGATAGTTTCCTTGCCGGAGCGCCCGTCGTGGCGGTTTCCTCCCGTACCGGGGAAGGCATCGACGCGCTGAAGGCCGAACTGATAAAGATGGCGAAGGAGATCGAGCAGAAACGGGTCGACTCGCCGTTCCGCCTCCCCGTTGACCGTGTCTTCACCGTGACCGGCTTCGGCACCGTGGTCACCGGCACCCTCCTCTCCGGTGCCGTCACCGTCGGCGACGAGGTGGAGATCCTCCCCTCCGGCATCGCCTGCCGCGTGCGCGGCGTCCAGTCGTTCGGCTCCAAGGTTGAGAAGGGTGGGGCGGGCGAGCGCCTCGCCGTGAACCTGCAGGGGGTGGATCACACCGAGGTGCAGCGCGGCGACGTCGTCGTCCCGAAGGGGCTCTACAAGCCGACCAGCGCCGTCGATGTCCGGCTCAACTACCTCGCCTCGGCCCAGAAGGAACTGAAGCACCGCGCCTCGATCCGCCTTCATTCGGCCACCTACGAGGTCCCGGCCAAGATCATCCTCTTCGACCGCGACGCGCTGCAGCCGGGCGAGAGCGCCTACGTGCAGCTGCGTCTCGAGCATCCGGTGCTCCTGTTGCCGGGCGACCCCTTCGTGCTGCGTACTTACTCGCCGCAAGCGACCCTCGGGGGGGGCACCGTCCTCGACCCCGCACCGCCGCGCCGCCGCCGCCGCTCCGCCGAGGCCCTCGAGCTTCTGGCGGCCGTCGAGTCCGGCGTCGACCAGGACCGCATCAGGCTGCTCGTCGACTCCTCGCTCCTCTCCGGCATTTCCATCCAGGAGATGGTGAACCGCTCCGGCATGTCGGGTAAAAGGATTGAGGGGGCGCTGGCGCCGCTTCTTTCCAGCGGTGCCGTGCTGCAGGTGGTGAAGGAGCCGCGCATCTTCCTCAGCAAGGACGCCTTCGCCATGCTGAAGAAAAAGCTCTCCGACGAGTTGGTGGAGTACCTGCAGGAGAACCCGATGCAGGAGGGTATCGGCAAGGAAGAGCTGAAGTCGCGCATCCCGAGGCGCAGTGACGCGCGCTTCTTCGGGCCGGTGTTGGCGAGCCTCGAGAAGGACGGACTGGCGCTTTCCGACCGCGAACTCGTCAAGCTACCCGGGCGCAAGGTGGGGGTAACCCAGGACCAGGCGAGCGTGCAGCGCACCCTCGAAGATGCCCTCACCAAGGGGTGGTTCGAGCCGCCGACCCTGAAGGAGCTTTGCGATCTGGTCGGCGCCACCGAGAAGCAGGTGCTCGATCACGCGAACATGATGTTCCGCGAGGGGAGGGTGGCGAAGATCAAGGGGGACATCTTCTACGCCCCCGGTGCGGTTTCCGAGCTGCGCGAGAAGCTTGTCGCTCTCCTAAAGGAGAAGAAGGAGATCACCCCCCCAGAGTTCCGCGACGTCACGGGTCTTTCCCGGAAGTTCATGATTCCGCTCCTGGAGTATTTCGACTCCGAAAAGCTCACCATCCGCATGGGCGACAAGAGGATCCTCCGCAAAGGATAGACAGTCGAACCGGTGTTGCCGGGCACAAAATGTCGATTATCCTTCCGTAGTCTCAGCTCCCTCCCCCGGAGGGGGAGGGTGGGGGAGGGGGAAGACATGAACGCTGGCAAGACTGATTTCACCCGGTTCCCGGTTCCCGACGGGCTGCTTAAGGCCGCCCGCACTTTGCGCCAGCATATGACCGACGCCGAGCAATTGCTCTGGTTCTGCCTGAGGCGCAAGCAGGTGGATGGTTTCAGATTCAGGAGGCAACACCCCTTCGGGAAGTACGTGCTGGATTTCTATTGCCCGGAGGCGAGGCTTGCCGTCGAGTTGGATGGCGGGCAGCACAACCTGACTAAAAACGCCCTGCGCGATCAAGGAAGGACAGACTTCCTCGAGGCGCAGGGCGTTTTCGTTTTAAGGGTCTGGAACAACGAGGTCTTCTCAAATCTGGAAGGAGTTTTGGAAGAGATTTACGGGGCGCTGCTACAGAGGGCGGAAGTTCACTACGGCAGGAACCCTCTTCCCCCTCCCTGACCCTCCCCCTCCGGGGGAGGGGACGTGGACACCCTTCTCACATACCACCCACGCATGGCACCGGTTCCCTAATAGCTCACGGCCGGCTCTCCCTCCATCAGTGGTGAGCGCTCCCTCCCCCGGAGGGGGAGGGCTGGGGAGGGGGAAGAGGCTGCCATCACGAGAAGGGCACTTCGAGTACGGCGCCTACCGCCCAGTTGCTGTCATCACCAAATGTAATCCTTGGCGATGTCGCGCTTGTCCCTGCCGTAGAGGATGTGGAAGGCCCGAAGCTTCTTAAGCGCCACCGGCGATAGACTCCCGAGCGGCAGGTAGATGATCCTTTTGTTAAGCCGTGCGGCGTGTTGCTTCATGAAACTTCTGGGGGGCTTCGCCGCGGCGTAAACCACGTCCTTCTCCAGCGAATAGTCGAGCGCCGCCAGCAGGAGCAGCTCTCCCTTGCCGGTGGCGTGCCGGTAATCCGGGTCGCGCCAGACGTCGACCATTCGGCGCGGGGGATAGCTCAAGAGAAATCCGCCGTACTCGCAGCGCGAGATCCCGGGACCGACGATGTTGTCGGTGGGCGGGGTGGCGTAGAAGGCCATGTCGGACTCTTGGGCGTGCTCGCCGAGCCAGGTCATGCAGTACGGGTACCTGCTCCCTTCCTTGTCCTCGTCGAAGACCACCACGACGCACCCGACGCCGCTCTTCAGGCGCTTGTTCTCCTTGACGTAAATCTTCCCCTCGTGCAGGTTCCGGAGCGTCTCCCGCATGTCGACCCCGTCCAGAAGCGACGACGTGAAGGGCTCGCTTTTGCTCCCCTCCTCGCTCAGCTGCCGCGCCCCGATCCGCTTCAGGTTCCGCCCGTATTCCTCGATGCTCAGGTCCTCGGGGGGGTAGGAGCAGATGTACGGATCGTCGAACCCCTCCAGCCAGTCCCCCGGGCGCTTCTCCTTTTTCCGGTTCATCATCTTCAGGTGCGAGAACCCCTTCGCCCGCACCCGCTCGCGCGGCCGGAAACGGATCCTCTTCGTAGAAGACCAGAGTTCGTCGGCGGAGAGGCGTATCGTCGGGAGATCGCTCGTCTCGCGCTGCCAGGGATAACGGGCGGCGAGCCGGAAGAAGGCGTAGGCGAAGTTGTCGTCCAGGCAGCCGCGGGCGGCGGCCAGCATCTGGAACAGGTCGGGAAGGAGCATGCGCGTCATGAGCGCGTAGTTGCGGGCGAACCTGAAGAAGGCGCGCTTCTGCCAAAAGTGCACCTTGTCACCGGTCTCCTGGCGGTAGTGACGGGCCGCCTCGAGGAACAGGCGCAACATGATCTTCTGCCGGTCGGGGAACTCCCCTTCCATCCCGATACGGTGGGCGCTCCTTTGCACCGATTCCGCCAGTGCCTCCTCCTCGGGGATGCTCTCTTTCCCACCCAGGATCAGCTCGAAGGCGTTGAAGCTCTTTCTGAGGGAGTGCCCGTTGGCGGCGGGCTCGGGACCAAGAGGCGTCCTGCGCGTCTCGTACACCGCGGAGAGGAAGGAGTACTCGGCGAGCACCTCGTGGAGGCACTCCGGGTGCAGGTTGAGGATGGTGATCCCTTCGCGCCGGGTCCGGGTAAGCGGCTGGGCGAGCGGCGCGTCGAAGGAGTGCCGGATCCGCTCCAGGTGCGACATGCCGCAGATGAAGAGGACGCGTTCGTGCTGCGCAGAGAGCTGCTTCAGGCGGTAGGCCATGCCGCGCTCGCGGCGCAGGTCCTCCTCGCAAGGGGGTATCTCCCGGTAGAGTTTCGCCACCTCCCGGTAGAAGGGCTCGAGGCCGATGCGCTGCACCGAATAGGAGTCCGGGAGGTGTTCCGGGTGTGACGGGTAGGAGTCGAGGTCAATGTCGACGAGGTGCAGCGGAACCTTACGCTCCAGGGCGAGCCGGGCTCCTTCGATCAGCGGATCGGCGGGTTCGATGAGCAGGAAGACGGACTGGGCGGCAACATGGTAGGCGAGGACGGAGACCTCGGGGAGGCGCCGGACGCCGCGCAGGAACTGTTCTTCCAGCGTCTGCGGCAGCTCGAGGGCGACGCAGTCGGGCTTCACGCGGTCGAACGCATCGCGCACCAGGTGGGCGAACTCCATCCGGTAGTGCAGGACGGGGAGGGCGTGGACGTTGCCGAATTGTTCCAGGTAGAGTCGGTCGGGCATAAGTCCTGCCTACTTCAGGTAGCGCAGCGCCTCTTCGCCGAGGATCCGCTCGACGGCGAGCGGCAGGAGCTCGTGCGGGTCCTTGTTGGTCGCCGACATCATCTTCAAGGCGTAGCGTGCGATGTTGATGCCGTCACGCACCGAGTACGGTTCGTCGGCGGCGTGGCCGCGTTGCAGGAACTGCACGACATAATTGAGGATCGAGCTCCCGGCGAAGGGGAGGTTCTCCTTCAGGATCGCCAGTTCCTCGTCCGCCTCGGGGAAGTCGATGAAGAGCTGGGGCTGCAGGCGGGAGTGGATGTACTCGGGAACCTCGAAGGTGGAGGAGTCCTCGTTCATGGTGACGACGATGCGGAAGTCGGGATGGGCCTTGATCCGCAGGCCGGTGATGATCGACTCGACGTAGCGGCGGTCGTCCAGAAGCGGCGCGAGGGAGGCCCAGGCCTTCTCGCTCATCCGGTTCCCCTCGTCGAGGATGAGGACGCCGCCGGAGATCATGGCGGATACGAGCGAGGAAGCGGCGTACTGTATCGCTCCCTCGGGGCCGATCACCGGCGTCACGATCAGGTCCTCGGGGCGGGTGTCCATGGTGGCCTGGAAGAGGTACACCTGGCGGCCAAGTTTCTTGGCCGCGGCGTAGGCGAGGGTCGTCTTCCCTACGCCCGGTTTACCGATCAGGCGCGGGTTGAATGGGATGTCGCGCTCGTCTATCACCATCCAGGCCGCCAGAAGCTGCCGGAGCAGTTCCTCGTCCCCCACCCAGCGCAGCGGCAGCTCGATGGGGTTGGCGAGGGTGAGATTTATGCCGTCTATAGTGGTCCTGTCCATGTAAACCTCAGGTGTTCATCTCGTGTCCGTACATCATCACCAGCCGGGCGCGGTTCTCCCGGCAGGTGCGGCAGAGTTCGCCCGCGTCCTTCCAGAACTCCTCGGCCAGCCACTGCCCCGCCTCGCCGTAGAGGGAGTCGGGCTCGTTCTCATCGAATTCTATCTTGCAGATGCTGCAGGTCTTCATGCCTTCGCCGTTCTCACCAGGTCCGCCAGGCAGTCCAGGAATATCGGGTCCGAGTTGAGCGACTCGATGCGCTCGAAGCGCTCGATGCCGTACCCCTTCGCCTCCTCGCCGTACTGGATGTCGATCTCGTAGAGGGTTTCGATGTGGTCCGAAACGAAGGAGAGCGGCACCATCAACAGGTTCCGTTTCCCCTCCTTCGCCAGCTTCTCGATGGTTGCCTCCGTGGAGGGCTCGAGCCACTTCACCCGGCTCGCCTTCGACTGGAAGCAGAGGAGATGGTTCGCCTCGCCTACCTGCTCCATGACGAGACGCCTGGTCTCTTGTATGTGGTCGAGGTACGGGTCCCCTTCGTCGATGAAGGATTGGGGCAGCGAATGGGCGGAGAAGACGATCTGCACGTCCTTTCGGTCCGGGAAGGCCTGCAGCCCCCGCATGACCTTACCCGCGAGCGCCTTGATGTAGAGGGGGTGGTCGTAGAAGCGGTCGATGAAGGTCAGCTCGAAATCGGTCCGCGCCTCCTTCAGGACGCGCTGCAGTTCGTTCACGCTGGAGCCGGTGGTGGCCTTCGAGTAGTGCGGGTAGAGCGACAGCACCACGACGCGCCGGATCCCCTCCCGCTTGATGGCCGCGAGGGCGTCGATGGTCGAGGGGCGGGAGTAGCGCATCGCCACGAAGCAGCGGTAATTCTCACCTAAAAGCGCCTGCAGTCCCTCCCTCTGGGCCTCGGTCAGCTCCCGGATCGGGGACTTGCCGCCGATCTGCCGGTAGTACTCCGCGACGTGCGGGGCGCGCTTGTTCACGATGCGCCGGGCGATGAAGGGCTGCAGGAAGGCCGGCCCGATCTTGATGATGTCGCGGTCCGTGAACAGGTTCATGAGGAAAGGGTGCACGGCGTCGAGCGAGTCGGGTCCACCCATTTGCAGCAAAAGGACTGCGGTTTTTTCTGACATGACGACCTCTTCTGGGGAGTTGGCAGCCCGAGAAATGTAGCAGAAAACGTGAGGAAGGAGAACTGGTTTAATTCATTGGGAAGGGAGGCTGCGATGCGGAGGGGTTTCTTTAGTGGCAGGTGTCTGAGAGCCTCCCCCCGGAGGGGGGAGGTTGGAGGGGGGGAAGGCTGACTGTTGCCGCTACGCTCCCCCTCCCTGGCCCTCCCCCTCCGGGGGAGGGGATCATCCCAAGGAAGGTGCGGCGGCTTAGCGGATACCGGCCTTGGTGAGGTGGGGGGCGTAGCGTTTGTCGGTNCAAGGCTGACTGTTGCCGCTACGCTCCCCCTCCCTGGCCCTCCCCCTCCGGGGGAGGGGATCATCCCAAGGAAGGTGCGGCGGCTTAGCGGATACCGGCCTTGGTGAGGTGGGGGGCGTAGCGTTTGTCGGTCCCCTTGATGTGGTTCACGAGCCAGTTCTGCAGGAATTCGATGACGTCGTGGGTAAGAACGG is a genomic window of Geomonas ferrireducens containing:
- a CDS encoding endonuclease domain-containing protein is translated as MNAGKTDFTRFPVPDGLLKAARTLRQHMTDAEQLLWFCLRRKQVDGFRFRRQHPFGKYVLDFYCPEARLAVELDGGQHNLTKNALRDQGRTDFLEAQGVFVLRVWNNEVFSNLEGVLEEIYGALLQRAEVHYGRNPLPPP
- a CDS encoding AAA family ATPase is translated as MDRTTIDGINLTLANPIELPLRWVGDEELLRQLLAAWMVIDERDIPFNPRLIGKPGVGKTTLAYAAAKKLGRQVYLFQATMDTRPEDLIVTPVIGPEGAIQYAASSLVSAMISGGVLILDEGNRMSEKAWASLAPLLDDRRYVESIITGLRIKAHPDFRIVVTMNEDSSTFEVPEYIHSRLQPQLFIDFPEADEELAILKENLPFAGSSILNYVVQFLQRGHAADEPYSVRDGINIARYALKMMSATNKDPHELLPLAVERILGEEALRYLK
- a CDS encoding TraB/GumN family protein — protein: MPDRLYLEQFGNVHALPVLHYRMEFAHLVRDAFDRVKPDCVALELPQTLEEQFLRGVRRLPEVSVLAYHVAAQSVFLLIEPADPLIEGARLALERKVPLHLVDIDLDSYPSHPEHLPDSYSVQRIGLEPFYREVAKLYREIPPCEEDLRRERGMAYRLKQLSAQHERVLFICGMSHLERIRHSFDAPLAQPLTRTRREGITILNLHPECLHEVLAEYSFLSAVYETRRTPLGPEPAANGHSLRKSFNAFELILGGKESIPEEEALAESVQRSAHRIGMEGEFPDRQKIMLRLFLEAARHYRQETGDKVHFWQKRAFFRFARNYALMTRMLLPDLFQMLAAARGCLDDNFAYAFFRLAARYPWQRETSDLPTIRLSADELWSSTKRIRFRPRERVRAKGFSHLKMMNRKKEKRPGDWLEGFDDPYICSYPPEDLSIEEYGRNLKRIGARQLSEEGSKSEPFTSSLLDGVDMRETLRNLHEGKIYVKENKRLKSGVGCVVVVFDEDKEGSRYPYCMTWLGEHAQESDMAFYATPPTDNIVGPGISRCEYGGFLLSYPPRRMVDVWRDPDYRHATGKGELLLLAALDYSLEKDVVYAAAKPPRSFMKQHAARLNKRIIYLPLGSLSPVALKKLRAFHILYGRDKRDIAKDYIW
- the selB gene encoding selenocysteine-specific translation elongation factor, with translation MKHLILGTAGHIDHGKTSLVKALTGVDTDRLKEEKARGITIELGFAHLELADDLRFGIVDVPGHERFVRTMVAGVGGMDLVLLVIAADEGIMPQTREHLEICQLLGVKRGIVVLTKKDMVDTDWLDLVTEEVREYLADSFLAGAPVVAVSSRTGEGIDALKAELIKMAKEIEQKRVDSPFRLPVDRVFTVTGFGTVVTGTLLSGAVTVGDEVEILPSGIACRVRGVQSFGSKVEKGGAGERLAVNLQGVDHTEVQRGDVVVPKGLYKPTSAVDVRLNYLASAQKELKHRASIRLHSATYEVPAKIILFDRDALQPGESAYVQLRLEHPVLLLPGDPFVLRTYSPQATLGGGTVLDPAPPRRRRRSAEALELLAAVESGVDQDRIRLLVDSSLLSGISIQEMVNRSGMSGKRIEGALAPLLSSGAVLQVVKEPRIFLSKDAFAMLKKKLSDELVEYLQENPMQEGIGKEELKSRIPRRSDARFFGPVLASLEKDGLALSDRELVKLPGRKVGVTQDQASVQRTLEDALTKGWFEPPTLKELCDLVGATEKQVLDHANMMFREGRVAKIKGDIFYAPGAVSELREKLVALLKEKKEITPPEFRDVTGLSRKFMIPLLEYFDSEKLTIRMGDKRILRKG
- a CDS encoding ABC transporter ATP-binding protein, yielding MHFGGIYEDEVVGKMYDRRLMGRFFAYILPYRRTLVTALALLPFIAATKLSQPWILKMAIDGHIVKGQMEGLPALAAAFLGIIFAESILMFAQVYMLTWVGQRVMYDIRVQLFTHIQRLSARFFDQTPVGSLVSRLTSDIEVVGEMFAAGIVTVVGDILVLAGIVGIMLWMNVKLSLVTFSVLPLLIWVAFSFRNWMRVAFRQVRSRQANLSAFLTESIGGMAVVQLFNRERDEAKEFQRLNKSYVEANLPVITWDAALYAVVETLSSVAVALIIWYGGGEIIRGTLSFGALVAFIQYIEKFFSPIRDLSAKYSVMQGAMASLERIFTLLDNKEWEPGAAPAPKREEAAAPACVSAPQNVLQSICFNDVWFAYNGEDYVLKGVSLQMKRGEKVALVGETGGGKTTVTRLLSRLYDVQRGSITIDGTDLRDMPLQQLRRRIGVVLQDPYLFSGTIAYNISLGDPEAMKRVEQAAKVVGADRFIRELPNGYDEEVRERGVNFSAGERQLISFARAVAFDPEILVLDEATASVDTASERLIQQGLEGLMQGRTTLVVAHRLSTIRDADRIAVIHRGEKAEEGTHAELMAARGLYYRLYQLQFKD
- the hemH gene encoding ferrochelatase yields the protein MSEKTAVLLLQMGGPDSLDAVHPFLMNLFTDRDIIKIGPAFLQPFIARRIVNKRAPHVAEYYRQIGGKSPIRELTEAQREGLQALLGENYRCFVAMRYSRPSTIDALAAIKREGIRRVVVLSLYPHYSKATTGSSVNELQRVLKEARTDFELTFIDRFYDHPLYIKALAGKVMRGLQAFPDRKDVQIVFSAHSLPQSFIDEGDPYLDHIQETRRLVMEQVGEANHLLCFQSKASRVKWLEPSTEATIEKLAKEGKRNLLMVPLSFVSDHIETLYEIDIQYGEEAKGYGIERFERIESLNSDPIFLDCLADLVRTAKA